From Cheilinus undulatus linkage group 18, ASM1832078v1, whole genome shotgun sequence, the proteins below share one genomic window:
- the plpp2a gene encoding phospholipid phosphatase 2, with protein MTEQGKKLLLIVVDVLCVFVAALPSAILTLMFTPYQRGIYCDDKSISYPYRRDTISHGAMAAVTIICSITIITTGEAYLVHTKRLHSNSQFNQYLSALYKVVGTFLFGGAVSQSLTDLAKFTIGRPRPNFLAVCAPVSCNGYILQINCTGNPRNVTESRLSFYSGHSSFGMYCMLFLSLYVQARMQGKWTRLVRPTIQFFLIAFSVYVGYTRVSDYKHHWSDVLVGLLQGALIAVLTVRYVSDFFKQRPPPCTRPDTAEIEHLERKPSPQPPDSQHGNHYSYSGPV; from the exons ctgctcTACCCTCTGCCATTCTGACTCTGATGTTCACTCCGTACCAAAGAGGAATCTACTGTGATGACAAGAGCATCAGCTACCCGTACAGGAGAGACACCATTTCCCATGGAGCCATGGCTGCTGTCACCATCATCTGCTCCATCACCATT ATCACAACAGGAGAGGCCTACCTCGTTCACACGAAGCGTCTGCACTCCAACTCCCAGTTCAACCAGTACCTGTCAGCGCTTTACAAGGTGGTGGGCACCTTCCTGTTCGGAGGAGCTGTCAGCCAATCGCTGACCGACCTGGCAAAGTTCACAATCGGGAGGCCTCGTCCAAACTTCTTGGCTGTGTGCGCCCCGGTCAGCTGTAACGGGTACATACTGCAGATCAACTGTACAGGGAACCCTCGCAATGTGACTGAATCTAG GTTGTCCTTCTACTCCGGCCACTCGTCCTTCGGGATGTACTGCATGCTCTTTCTGTCG CTCTACGTTCAGGCCCGGATGCAGGGGAAGTGGACACGGCTGGTCCGACCGACCATCCAGTTCTTCCTGATTGCATTCTCTGTCTATGTGGGATACACACGTGTGTCTGACTACAAACATCACTGGAGCGACGTGCTGGTGGGGCTGCTGCAGGGGGCACTCATCGCCGTGCTTACT GTCCGCTACGTGTCTGACTTCTTCAAACAGCGCCCCCCTCCCTGCACACGACCCGACACAGCAGAGATCGAACACCTTGAACGCAAACCAAGCCCGCAGCCCCCCGACTCACAGCACGGGAACCACTACAGCTACTCTGGGCCTGTATGA